A portion of the Oncorhynchus gorbuscha isolate QuinsamMale2020 ecotype Even-year linkage group LG19, OgorEven_v1.0, whole genome shotgun sequence genome contains these proteins:
- the LOC124005837 gene encoding leucine-rich repeat and immunoglobulin-like domain-containing nogo receptor-interacting protein 1 has product MFVESVVRWGAWSILLQCGLLGVSAGDFPWPCPARCVCRLETLEVNCSDKQLTSVSEGFASGTQRINLSRNKLKTLGRRQFFGMTQLEDLDISDNLIAMIEVEAFQGLQNLKTLCIRSNRLKIISVGVFSGLPSLRFLDLSENEILVFLDFTFRELVSLHQLEAGENDLVFISQRAFTGLQNLQELNLDRSNLTSIPTEALSQLQSLTRLRMIRLTISALPNNAFRRLHRLRSLVISHWPLLDKLASNSLIGLNLTSLVISSCNLSAVPYQALRHLVYLGYLDLSYNPITAIQGNLLGDLLRLQELHLAGGNLLRIEPGAFRGLAYFRLLNVTSNQLSTLEDSAFHSVGNLQVLRLDGNPLACDCRLLWVVRRRQRLNFDGRQPTCSTPDMVREREFRDFSEKELPRLFTCRQARIVDRRSQEVRVEEGTTVLFSCKADGDPMPSFTWLSAQRIPLSTTGRIRVLSNGTLEVRYAQVQDSGTYQCTAGNAAGNDSLYVSLYVKGFPRNRTMPFFNDEGWIESSHAPTANSSAQVANQYPFDAKTLIIATTMGFLSFLSSVAICFVFMFFWSQSKGQIKHTATIDYVPRTSMGVGGGGGGGGGGDAGKFTMKLI; this is encoded by the coding sequence ATGTTTGTGGAGTCTGTTGTCAGATGGGGGGCATGGAGCATCTTGCTCCAGTGTGGATTATTGGGCGTGTCAGCAGGGGACTTCCCCTGGCCTTGccctgccaggtgtgtgtgtcggCTTGAGACTTTAGAAGTTAACTGCTCTGACAAGCAGCTGACTTCTGTGTCTGAGGGCTTCGCTAGTGGCACCCAGCGCATCAACTTATCTCGTAACAAGCTGAAGACGCTGGGTCGTCGCCAGTTCTTTGGCATGACCCAGCTTGAGGATCTGGACATTAGTGACAATCTCATTGCCATGATTGAAGTGGAGGCTTTCCAGGGCCTGCAGAACCTCAAGACCCTGTGCATTAGGAGCAACCGCCTCAAGATCATCTCTGTGGGGGTCTTCTCCGGACTGCCCAGCCTGCGCTTCCTGGACCTGAGTGAGAACGAGATCCTGGTCTTTCTGGACTTTACTTTCCGTGAGTTGGTGAGCCTCCACCAGCTGGAGGCTGGGGAGAATGACCTGGTGTTCATCTCCCAGCGGGCCTTTACCGGCCTGCAGAACCTGCAGGAGCTCAATTTGGACCGCAGCAACCTGACCTCCATCCCCACCGAGGCACTATCCCAGCTCCAGAGCCTGACTCGGCTGCGCATGATCCGCCTCACCATCTCGGCGCTGCCCAACAATGCCTTCCGCCGCCTGCATCGGCTGCGTAGCCTCGTCATCTCCCACTGGCCCTTGCTGGACAAGCTGGCCAGCAACAGCCTGATTGGCCTCAACCTCACCTCGCTGGTCATCAGCAGCTGCAATCTCAGTGCTGTCCCATACCAGGCACTGCGCCACCTGGTCTACCTGGGCTACCTGGACCTGTCCTACAACCCCATCACAGCCATCCAGGGTAACCTGCTGGGGGACCTGTTGCGGCTGCAGGAACTGCACCTGGCTGGGGGAAACCTGCTCCGCATTGAGCCAGGGGCCTTCAGGGGGCTGGCTTACTTCCGTCTGCTCAACGTGACATCCAACCAGCTCAGCACACTGGAGGACAGTGCCTTCCACTCGGTGGGGAATCTGCAGGTCCTGCGGCTGGATGGGAACCCCCTGGCCTGCGACTGCCGACTACTCTGGGTGGTCCGCCGGCGACAGCGCCTGAACTTTGACGGTCGCCAACCCACCTGCTCCACCCCGGACATGGTGCGAGAGCGGGAATTCCGGGACTTCTCAGAGAAAGAGCTTCCGAGACTGTTCACCTGCCGGCAGGCCCGCATTGTAGACCGCAGGTCCCAGGAGGTCAGGGTGGAGGAGGGCACTACGGTGCTCTTCTCGTGCAAGGCAGATGGTGACCCAATGCCCTCCTTTACCTGGTTATCAGCCCAGCGGATTCCGCTCTCCACTACGGGGCGCATCAGGGTGTTGTCCAATGGGACTCTAGAGGTACGCTACGCCCAGGTTCAGGACAGCGGCACATACCAGTGCACGGCGGGCAACGCAGCTGGCAACGACAGCCTGTACGTCAGCCTCTATGTGAAGGGTTTCCCACGTAACCGCACCATGCCATTTTTCAACGACGAAGGCTGGATAGAGTCCTCACATGCCCCTACTGCCAACTCCTCTGCCCAGGTGGCCAACCAGTACCCGTTTGATGCCAAGACACTGATCATTGCCACCACCATGGGCTTCCTGTCCTTCCTCAGCTCAGTGGCTATCTGCTTCGTCTTCATGTTCTTCTGGAGCCAGAGCAAGGGGCAAATCAAACACACAGCCACCATCGACTATGTGCCCCGTACCTCAatgggggtaggaggaggaggagggggagggggtggaggggatgCTGGCAAGTTCACCATGAAGCTTATCTAA